A window of Parasynechococcus marenigrum WH 8102 contains these coding sequences:
- a CDS encoding DUF2973 domain-containing protein: MLSSLFPLLYGTLFVALLWQAFRVMGKGFRAASGPIAEPNDRTGRVTVHPELLDNEGKITDEALLTVRFSGDDDSQEEAPGPDAE, encoded by the coding sequence ATGCTCAGTTCCCTTTTTCCTCTGCTCTACGGCACGCTTTTTGTGGCCCTGCTCTGGCAAGCCTTCCGGGTGATGGGAAAAGGCTTCCGCGCCGCCAGTGGACCGATTGCGGAACCAAACGATCGGACGGGCCGCGTCACCGTGCACCCTGAGCTCTTGGACAACGAGGGCAAAATCACCGATGAAGCCTTGTTGACAGTGCGCTTCAGTGGCGACGATGACTCCCAGGAGGAAGCTCCCGGACCTGACGCTGAATAA
- a CDS encoding YihY/virulence factor BrkB family protein yields MRRRARIRWIVVSLWRAGQRWVSHECVDLSAAFAYFTLQSIFPLLLIALSVFANVIGKADSLDYLFSSLSPVLPPSALDLVETTLRGLVDQGFGAGLFGVVVLLVTASNAFLTLQRGADRLWEEWMPSPTQSQSFSFQAIQFIRSRLEAFMIVLLLASLLLVEQVVVGFRQLPDELLATLQQFAPELSLVLRTGPVTRLGQILVPTLFLSLLALLLQRVLPSRRVPLRPLIPGSLLIGFSLTILNSVLSLSIISLGNRYQAYGVIGGVLVLTLWVWLVGLILYFGQCWSVELSLRLRQPAQGQPNLTSA; encoded by the coding sequence GTGCGTCGACGCGCTCGTATCCGCTGGATTGTCGTCAGCCTCTGGCGAGCGGGTCAACGATGGGTGAGTCATGAATGTGTTGATCTCAGTGCTGCGTTCGCATATTTCACGCTTCAGTCAATTTTTCCGTTGCTGTTGATTGCGCTGTCTGTCTTTGCCAACGTCATCGGCAAGGCTGACAGCCTCGACTATCTCTTTTCCAGTCTGTCGCCTGTTCTGCCTCCTTCAGCGCTCGACCTGGTGGAAACCACATTGCGCGGCCTTGTGGACCAAGGTTTCGGAGCAGGCTTGTTCGGTGTTGTTGTTCTTCTGGTCACCGCGAGCAATGCATTTTTGACACTTCAGCGTGGAGCTGATCGATTGTGGGAGGAGTGGATGCCATCCCCAACGCAGTCACAATCGTTCTCTTTTCAGGCGATTCAGTTCATCCGTAGTCGTCTTGAAGCCTTCATGATTGTGTTGTTGCTGGCATCCTTGCTCCTGGTAGAGCAGGTCGTGGTGGGCTTTCGCCAGCTGCCGGATGAATTGCTTGCCACCCTTCAGCAATTCGCGCCGGAGTTGTCACTGGTGCTGCGGACGGGTCCAGTGACACGGCTGGGACAGATCCTTGTTCCAACCCTGTTTCTGTCGTTGTTGGCGCTTTTGCTTCAGCGCGTTCTTCCTAGCCGTCGCGTTCCATTGAGGCCACTGATCCCCGGCTCTTTGTTGATCGGATTCAGTCTCACGATCCTGAACAGTGTTCTCAGTCTCAGTATCATTTCACTGGGTAATCGCTACCAGGCCTATGGCGTGATTGGCGGTGTTTTGGTCTTAACGCTATGGGTCTGGCTGGTGGGATTGATTTTGTATTTTGGCCAATGTTGGAGTGTTGAATTGAGCCTTCGATTGCGTCAGCCTGCTCAAGGACAACCGAACCTCACATCTGCTTGA
- the hrpB gene encoding ATP-dependent helicase HrpB: MTLKPRQDAYPIDALLPELCARFQPGRTLLLQAPPGAGKTTRVPLALIGALGDQVRRDGRIWMIEPRRLAARAAADRLASSLEEPVGQRIGFAVRGEQRRSARTQVEVITDGLFLRRLQADPSLDGVSCVLFDEFHERRRDADLAFALLREAAALLRPDLSLMLMSATLDIADLRSRLPEATLLTSQGRAHPVDTLHQPPRADEPLPQQVLRAVETHGLDLPTGSGVLVFLPGLAEIERCRERLEHADALRHWQICPLHGQLPLERQSDALKRCPANRDGKLVLASGIAESSVTIDGVRLVIDSGLSRQLRFDPNTGMEGLETVPASLASADQRRGRAGRQGPGCCVRLWSPAEQQRRPSFSPPELLLADPQPVVMELAGWGAGLGDALPWLDPPPQAALREGQGELKSLGILDRDGRLTAIGLQLTQLGVHPRLGLLMVEAQRHGRSRLGCDLAALLSDRDPLSAAEVGCDLEARLEAMGEQKRCKPLRELSRQLERQLERLGIDPDAEGTGIDSAQLILTAFPKWLALQRPGQTGRYRLRQGRGAILRPTDPLAGSEALAVARLDMGQRDTRIQLAVPLSRQRVEQLALQQGEWLDQVSWDDKSERIRAERQLKLGALVLRQEAQPAPPAEQCRDLLLGRFRESGRLELLPWSDSCEQLRRRLALAHRHRGSPWPNRDRIPLIEHPEQWLGPCLEGCLSWRDLDELSLQEALWGELSWEHRQQLNRLLPLRLSIPSGREATLRYEDEEVVLAVKLQEMFGCQEGPTVLDNRLAVTVELLSPAGRPLQRTRDLRGFWQGSYNDVRREMRGRYPKHPWPDNPLEAIATAFTKRRSDTRE; this comes from the coding sequence TTGACGCTCAAACCCAGGCAGGACGCCTATCCGATCGATGCGCTCCTGCCTGAGCTGTGCGCCCGATTCCAGCCAGGGCGCACGTTGTTGCTCCAAGCTCCGCCTGGCGCAGGAAAAACCACCCGGGTTCCGCTTGCCCTGATCGGTGCCCTGGGGGACCAGGTCCGCAGGGACGGGCGGATCTGGATGATTGAACCCCGCCGGCTGGCGGCTCGGGCCGCTGCAGACCGCCTGGCCTCCAGCCTCGAGGAACCGGTTGGACAGCGGATTGGCTTCGCCGTGCGCGGTGAGCAGCGGCGATCCGCCCGAACCCAGGTGGAAGTCATCACCGACGGCCTCTTTCTGCGACGGCTGCAGGCGGATCCCTCTCTGGACGGGGTGAGCTGTGTGCTGTTTGACGAATTTCACGAACGGCGCCGCGATGCCGACCTCGCCTTCGCCCTGCTGCGGGAAGCCGCCGCTTTGCTGCGGCCGGACCTGAGCCTGATGCTAATGTCAGCCACCTTGGACATCGCCGACCTGCGCTCACGGCTGCCCGAGGCCACGCTGCTGACCAGCCAAGGCCGGGCCCACCCTGTCGACACCCTGCACCAACCCCCACGGGCGGACGAACCACTGCCCCAGCAAGTGCTCCGTGCCGTGGAGACCCATGGCCTTGATCTCCCGACAGGCAGTGGAGTGTTGGTGTTTCTGCCTGGACTGGCAGAGATCGAGCGCTGCCGGGAACGGCTGGAGCACGCCGATGCCCTCAGGCACTGGCAGATCTGCCCCCTCCATGGCCAGCTGCCTCTGGAGCGCCAGAGCGATGCGCTGAAACGCTGCCCTGCAAACCGCGACGGCAAGCTGGTGCTGGCCAGTGGTATTGCCGAAAGCTCGGTCACCATTGATGGCGTGCGCCTCGTGATCGACAGCGGCCTGAGCCGGCAGCTGCGCTTCGATCCGAACACCGGCATGGAGGGTCTCGAGACCGTGCCCGCCAGCCTTGCGAGTGCGGATCAACGACGCGGCAGGGCGGGTCGCCAGGGACCTGGCTGCTGCGTCCGGTTGTGGTCGCCAGCCGAGCAACAACGACGCCCATCCTTCAGCCCACCGGAACTGCTGCTGGCGGACCCCCAACCGGTGGTGATGGAGCTGGCGGGATGGGGCGCAGGGCTGGGGGATGCGCTTCCCTGGCTGGATCCACCACCCCAAGCGGCCCTGCGGGAGGGGCAAGGGGAGCTGAAAAGCCTCGGCATCCTTGACAGAGACGGCCGATTAACCGCCATCGGCCTTCAGCTGACGCAGCTGGGGGTCCACCCACGCCTTGGTCTGCTGATGGTGGAAGCTCAGCGCCATGGCCGCAGCCGGCTTGGCTGCGATCTGGCCGCCCTCCTGAGTGACCGGGATCCCCTGTCTGCAGCGGAGGTGGGCTGCGACCTTGAAGCCCGCCTCGAGGCCATGGGCGAGCAGAAGCGTTGCAAACCCCTACGGGAGCTGAGCCGTCAACTGGAGCGGCAACTGGAACGCCTGGGGATCGATCCCGATGCCGAGGGCACGGGCATCGACAGCGCCCAGTTGATCCTCACCGCCTTCCCAAAATGGCTCGCTTTACAACGGCCCGGACAAACGGGGCGCTACCGACTGCGCCAGGGTCGTGGGGCCATCCTTCGTCCAACAGACCCCCTTGCCGGCTCTGAGGCCCTGGCGGTGGCCAGGCTGGACATGGGCCAACGGGACACCAGGATCCAGCTGGCGGTGCCCCTCAGCCGTCAACGGGTGGAGCAGCTGGCCCTGCAGCAAGGGGAATGGCTGGATCAGGTCAGCTGGGATGACAAATCAGAGCGGATTCGAGCCGAACGTCAGCTGAAGCTGGGGGCGCTGGTGCTTCGCCAGGAGGCGCAACCGGCTCCACCGGCCGAGCAGTGCCGAGATCTTCTGCTCGGCCGCTTCAGGGAATCCGGCCGGCTGGAGCTGCTGCCCTGGTCAGACAGCTGTGAACAACTGCGTCGACGTCTGGCGCTGGCGCACCGCCACCGAGGGTCTCCATGGCCGAACCGGGATCGCATCCCACTGATTGAGCATCCCGAGCAGTGGCTGGGGCCCTGCCTGGAGGGCTGTCTCAGCTGGCGAGACCTGGATGAACTCAGCCTGCAGGAGGCCCTCTGGGGTGAGCTGAGCTGGGAGCATCGCCAGCAGCTGAATCGGCTGCTGCCCCTGCGTTTGAGCATCCCCTCCGGCCGGGAAGCAACGCTCCGCTACGAGGATGAGGAGGTAGTGCTTGCTGTGAAATTGCAAGAGATGTTCGGCTGCCAGGAAGGGCCGACCGTTCTTGACAACCGGCTGGCGGTGACCGTCGAATTGCTCTCTCCTGCCGGTCGTCCTCTGCAACGGACCCGCGATCTCAGAGGCTTCTGGCAGGGCAGCTACAACGACGTACGCCGCGAGATGCGCGGCCGCTATCCCAAACATCCCTGGCCCGACAACCCGCTCGAGGCGATCGCAACAGCCTTCACCAAGCGACGATCCGATACCAGGGAATGA
- the xseA gene encoding exodeoxyribonuclease VII large subunit, which translates to MSADRIPSFSVAELNTAIGNLLERGFAPRFLVEATVSRPQLKKGHLWLTLTDGEASISAVAWASQLRQLRYRPEDGDGVTVVGKLNFWAARASLNVQVLDIRPSLSTVLRQFELVRRRLEEAGLLDITRRRPLPRQPRTLAVLTSVPSSALADMLRTASERWPMTRLLVVPIPVQGSVAARIREVLGRLAEEASALGLDALVLARGGGSREDLAVFDDEDLCRDLAAFPVPVVTGLGHEDDLTVADLVADHRAATPTAAIVALLPDRHVALRELQQQRQRLRELRSRWLERQHQRLLDRRQALALLTPQRRLQQLRQQLEQRRALLRALSPQRWLKQGLALVSNGQGMTIDGVKGVRKKDTLTLSFHDGSIETVVTQVRPQNSSSTP; encoded by the coding sequence TTGAGCGCTGATCGGATCCCCAGCTTTTCCGTCGCGGAACTCAATACCGCCATCGGCAACCTGCTGGAACGGGGCTTTGCTCCGCGCTTCCTGGTTGAAGCGACCGTCTCCAGGCCCCAGCTCAAAAAAGGCCACCTCTGGCTGACCCTGACCGATGGGGAGGCAAGCATCTCTGCGGTGGCGTGGGCATCTCAGCTGCGGCAACTCCGTTATCGCCCGGAAGACGGCGACGGGGTGACCGTGGTCGGCAAGCTGAATTTCTGGGCGGCACGAGCCAGTCTCAACGTCCAAGTGCTGGACATCCGCCCCAGCCTGAGCACCGTGCTGCGGCAGTTCGAACTGGTGCGTCGCCGGCTGGAGGAGGCGGGGTTGCTCGACATCACCCGCCGGCGACCGCTTCCAAGGCAACCAAGAACACTGGCGGTCTTGACCAGCGTTCCCAGCTCCGCCTTGGCGGACATGCTTCGTACCGCCTCCGAACGTTGGCCGATGACACGCCTGCTGGTGGTGCCGATCCCTGTTCAAGGCAGCGTGGCAGCGCGAATCCGAGAGGTGCTGGGTCGCCTTGCCGAAGAAGCGAGCGCGCTGGGATTGGACGCCCTGGTGCTGGCCCGCGGCGGCGGCAGCCGCGAAGATTTGGCTGTCTTCGATGACGAAGATCTCTGCCGTGATCTGGCGGCCTTTCCGGTCCCCGTTGTGACGGGGCTCGGCCATGAGGATGACCTGACCGTGGCCGACCTGGTAGCGGATCATCGGGCCGCCACCCCGACCGCCGCCATCGTGGCTCTGCTACCGGATCGGCATGTGGCGCTGCGAGAGCTGCAGCAGCAGCGCCAACGGCTGCGGGAGCTGCGGAGCCGCTGGCTGGAACGCCAGCATCAACGCCTGTTGGATCGTCGCCAGGCACTGGCCCTGCTTACACCGCAACGACGGCTTCAACAACTGCGGCAGCAGCTGGAACAGCGCCGCGCCCTGCTGAGGGCCCTCTCGCCGCAGCGCTGGCTGAAGCAGGGGCTTGCCCTCGTCAGCAATGGCCAGGGCATGACCATCGATGGCGTGAAAGGTGTGCGCAAGAAGGACACACTGACCCTCAGCTTCCACGACGGCAGCATCGAAACCGTGGTGACCCAGGTGCGTCCACAAAACTCGTCTTCAACGCCATGA
- a CDS encoding DUF2834 domain-containing protein translates to MRKALPWIYLALAVLGAVLPWKANLEFIAESGGQAFDLARFVADASSTAAARSLSADLLIGATAVTIWICVEGPRQKIKGWWLAIPLSFGVAFACAAPFFLFLRERQLQAQESELTS, encoded by the coding sequence ATGCGTAAAGCTCTCCCCTGGATTTACCTGGCCCTGGCCGTACTGGGCGCTGTTCTGCCCTGGAAAGCAAACCTGGAGTTCATCGCGGAGAGCGGCGGCCAGGCCTTCGACCTGGCGCGGTTTGTGGCCGATGCCTCCAGCACGGCAGCAGCTCGGTCCCTCAGCGCGGATTTGTTGATCGGGGCTACCGCTGTGACGATCTGGATCTGTGTGGAAGGACCACGACAGAAGATCAAAGGCTGGTGGCTGGCGATCCCCCTCAGCTTTGGCGTTGCCTTCGCCTGCGCAGCTCCGTTTTTCCTGTTTCTGCGCGAACGTCAATTGCAGGCTCAGGAATCCGAGTTGACCTCCTGA
- a CDS encoding ribbon-helix-helix domain-containing protein, with the protein MPTRQTSSSGKPKSPRIQVVLPEDLCARLTALADQESRTVSNMARVLIQQGVQRHEQSAEAPLPSREERLRSALESQQPRRLRGAPRRLRLHRP; encoded by the coding sequence GTGCCCACCCGTCAGACGTCCTCCAGCGGGAAGCCCAAATCCCCGCGGATTCAGGTGGTCCTGCCAGAGGATCTCTGTGCCCGTTTGACGGCCTTGGCTGATCAGGAGTCACGCACGGTCAGCAACATGGCGCGGGTGCTGATCCAGCAGGGAGTCCAGAGGCATGAACAGAGTGCTGAGGCGCCGCTGCCCTCAAGGGAAGAGCGGTTGCGCTCCGCCCTTGAGTCGCAGCAACCCCGTCGTCTGCGGGGCGCTCCAAGGCGGTTGCGCCTGCACCGTCCCTGA
- a CDS encoding trypsin-like peptidase domain-containing protein codes for MTSVTSIPPAKTMSAFASLLLGGAVLGAVTVQGWLPLASRAQSISAPSGLSRQSFVAAAVERSGPAVVTLETARTVTSSGMTGLPKGLLMDPLFRHFFGVPGASAPRSRVQRGQGSGVIFDAEGLLLTNAHVVEGADTLQVELTDGRSVEAKVIGKDSLTDLAVVRLEGKGPWPIAALGDSDRLKVGDWAIAVGNPYGLENTVTMGIISNLNRNVAQLGISGKRLDLIQTDAAINPGNSGGPLLNAEGEVIGINTLVRSGPGAGLGFAIPINRARSIAQQLVNKGRASHPVIGVGLAAGPLGPVIRSVQPGAPAAGAGLKPGDVITAINGVATASPTQVVATVERNGVGRQLTLSIKRGETTLTVSLTPMDLAA; via the coding sequence ATGACATCCGTGACGTCGATTCCCCCTGCCAAGACCATGTCCGCCTTTGCCTCGTTGCTGCTCGGGGGAGCTGTTCTTGGTGCTGTGACTGTTCAGGGATGGCTGCCTTTGGCATCACGCGCCCAGTCCATATCCGCCCCTTCAGGCTTGTCCCGCCAGTCCTTCGTTGCGGCGGCTGTGGAGCGCAGCGGTCCGGCGGTGGTCACGCTGGAAACGGCTCGAACGGTTACCAGTTCAGGCATGACGGGCCTGCCGAAGGGACTGCTGATGGATCCACTCTTCCGCCATTTCTTTGGTGTGCCTGGGGCTTCAGCCCCACGTTCCAGGGTGCAACGCGGTCAGGGGAGCGGTGTGATCTTCGATGCCGAGGGGCTGCTGCTCACCAATGCCCACGTCGTGGAGGGGGCTGACACGCTTCAGGTGGAGCTCACCGACGGGCGGAGCGTTGAAGCCAAGGTGATCGGAAAGGACAGTCTCACGGACCTGGCCGTGGTGCGGCTGGAGGGCAAGGGGCCTTGGCCTATCGCCGCCCTGGGGGATTCCGATCGATTGAAGGTCGGAGACTGGGCGATTGCCGTTGGCAATCCCTACGGATTGGAAAACACTGTGACCATGGGCATCATCAGCAATCTCAACCGGAATGTGGCCCAGCTGGGGATTTCCGGAAAGCGCTTGGATCTGATCCAGACCGATGCCGCGATCAACCCCGGCAACTCCGGCGGTCCGCTGCTCAATGCGGAGGGTGAGGTGATCGGCATCAACACCCTGGTCCGCTCGGGGCCCGGGGCTGGCCTCGGCTTTGCCATTCCGATCAACCGGGCCCGCAGCATCGCCCAGCAACTGGTCAACAAGGGGCGAGCCAGTCATCCCGTGATCGGCGTTGGCTTGGCAGCTGGCCCTCTGGGCCCGGTGATCCGTTCCGTTCAGCCCGGTGCTCCCGCGGCCGGCGCTGGCCTGAAGCCGGGTGACGTGATCACTGCCATCAATGGTGTGGCCACAGCCAGCCCCACCCAGGTGGTGGCCACCGTCGAACGCAATGGTGTTGGACGGCAGCTGACCCTGTCGATCAAGCGGGGCGAGACAACGCTCACGGTGTCGCTGACGCCCATGGATCTCGCCGCTTAA
- a CDS encoding ABC-F family ATP-binding cassette domain-containing protein yields the protein MLRLENVSKIYPTGEVLRNVTWEVKPGDRIGLVGVNGAGKSTQMRLIAGQEEPSSGQVVRQGDPRIAFLQQEFDVNPERSVREELFQAFGEAAVVLNRQREVEEAMASDKAAEDPDHLDQLIHELGRLQTRFEALHGYELDARIDKLLPTIGFTPEGAEQLVSDYSGGWQMRIALGKILLQDPDLLLLDEPTNHLDVETIQWLEGYLVEQTAALVVISHDRTFLDRVCNQIVSTERGISRSYLGNYTAHLEQKQLEQEATQAAFERQQKEIATQQAYIDRFRASATRSTQAKSREKQLDKVELVEAPIESVSGPSFRFPPAPRSGAQVAVIDNLCHSYGEKILFLGAELEVERGDRIAFVGPNGAGKSTLLRLVMGTETPDEGSARLGEHNVVARYFEQNQAEALDLSKTVIDTMFEAVPDWTQTQVRSLLGNFCFSNDSVFKEVGKLSGGEKARLALALMLLSPCNLLVLDEPTNHLDIPAKQMLEDALREFEGAVLVVSHDRYFISRVANRIVELRDGELVLYRGDYAYYLEKKEEERVEEREKHLAAEQEVKRKANRDKQKARQERRKKAA from the coding sequence GTGCTGCGACTCGAAAACGTCAGCAAGATTTATCCGACCGGGGAGGTGCTGCGCAACGTCACCTGGGAGGTCAAGCCAGGGGATCGCATCGGCCTGGTCGGCGTCAATGGTGCCGGCAAGTCGACCCAGATGCGCCTGATCGCCGGGCAGGAGGAACCCAGCAGCGGCCAGGTGGTGCGTCAGGGAGATCCGCGAATCGCCTTTCTGCAGCAGGAATTTGACGTCAATCCTGAGCGCAGCGTGCGCGAGGAACTGTTTCAGGCCTTCGGGGAAGCCGCCGTTGTTCTGAACCGCCAGCGGGAGGTGGAGGAAGCGATGGCCTCCGACAAGGCAGCCGAGGATCCTGACCACCTCGATCAGCTCATCCATGAGCTGGGAAGGCTGCAAACCCGGTTTGAGGCGCTGCACGGCTACGAGCTGGATGCTCGAATCGACAAGCTCCTGCCGACGATCGGCTTCACGCCTGAAGGCGCAGAACAACTGGTCAGCGACTACTCCGGCGGCTGGCAGATGCGCATCGCCCTGGGGAAGATCCTTTTGCAGGACCCAGACCTCCTGCTGCTGGATGAGCCCACCAACCACCTGGATGTCGAGACGATCCAATGGCTGGAGGGTTACCTGGTGGAGCAGACCGCTGCCCTGGTGGTGATCAGTCACGACCGCACCTTCCTGGATCGGGTCTGCAACCAGATCGTGTCCACCGAACGCGGCATCTCCCGCAGCTATCTGGGCAACTACACCGCCCACCTCGAACAGAAACAACTGGAACAGGAGGCCACCCAGGCCGCCTTCGAACGCCAGCAGAAGGAGATCGCCACCCAGCAGGCCTACATCGATCGCTTCCGCGCCAGCGCTACCCGCAGCACCCAGGCCAAAAGCCGCGAGAAACAGCTGGACAAAGTGGAGCTGGTAGAGGCTCCGATCGAATCGGTCTCAGGCCCCAGCTTTCGCTTCCCACCGGCCCCCCGCTCCGGGGCGCAGGTGGCGGTGATCGACAACCTCTGCCACAGCTATGGGGAAAAGATCCTGTTCCTCGGCGCTGAACTGGAGGTGGAGCGCGGCGATCGGATTGCCTTCGTTGGCCCCAATGGAGCCGGAAAATCCACCCTGCTACGCCTGGTGATGGGGACCGAAACCCCTGACGAGGGCAGCGCGCGACTTGGGGAACACAACGTGGTGGCCCGCTATTTCGAACAGAACCAGGCCGAAGCCCTTGACCTGAGCAAAACCGTCATCGACACGATGTTCGAAGCGGTGCCCGACTGGACGCAAACGCAGGTGCGCTCCCTGCTCGGCAATTTCTGCTTCAGCAACGATTCCGTGTTCAAGGAGGTGGGCAAGCTGAGCGGTGGCGAGAAGGCTCGTCTGGCCCTTGCCCTGATGCTGCTGAGCCCCTGCAACCTGCTGGTGCTGGACGAGCCCACCAACCATCTGGACATTCCGGCCAAACAGATGCTGGAGGACGCGCTCCGTGAGTTCGAAGGAGCTGTGCTGGTGGTCTCCCACGACCGCTACTTCATCTCCAGAGTTGCCAACCGGATCGTGGAATTGCGCGACGGCGAACTGGTGCTCTACCGCGGCGATTACGCCTATTACCTCGAGAAAAAAGAGGAGGAAAGGGTTGAAGAACGGGAGAAACATCTGGCTGCGGAGCAGGAGGTCAAACGCAAGGCCAACCGGGACAAGCAAAAAGCACGCCAGGAGCGCCGCAAAAAAGCCGCCTGA
- a CDS encoding chlorophyll a/b-binding protein, with translation MSDNARFGFVNFAETWNGRLAMMGFVIGLGTELLTGQGILSQIGLG, from the coding sequence ATGTCTGACAACGCACGCTTCGGCTTCGTCAACTTCGCTGAAACCTGGAATGGCCGACTGGCCATGATGGGCTTCGTCATCGGCCTCGGCACTGAGCTGCTGACCGGCCAAGGCATCCTGTCCCAGATCGGCCTCGGCTGA
- the xseB gene encoding exodeoxyribonuclease VII small subunit, protein MSQPNDLQAQIETWREDAAGLSYEEALQALDLLLAELQSDTVPLAELQQRVAHGEVYLDHCESLLKSVERAVDTLDPDSLEPTTDA, encoded by the coding sequence ATGAGCCAACCCAACGACCTGCAAGCCCAGATCGAAACCTGGCGCGAGGATGCCGCAGGCCTCAGCTACGAAGAAGCTCTGCAAGCCCTCGATCTGCTGCTGGCTGAGCTACAAAGCGACACGGTTCCACTGGCTGAGCTGCAGCAGCGTGTAGCGCATGGTGAGGTGTACCTCGACCACTGCGAATCACTGCTGAAGTCTGTGGAACGTGCCGTCGACACCCTCGACCCCGACAGCCTTGAACCAACCACTGATGCGTAA